In the genome of Mercurialis annua linkage group LG8, ddMerAnnu1.2, whole genome shotgun sequence, the window TACCATATAGCCCTTAACCATCACCAAAATCCCCAGGACTCCCAAGTCCCAGACATGAAAAATAGTCATTGGAAGTCTCTATGGAACTTTAAAAATTCCAAACAAACTCAAAGTTTTCTTGTGGAAAATTCAGGTCAATGGTATCCCTACAGCTGAGAACCTCAACATAAGGCTTAATGGACCTCTAGTCTGTCCTAGATGTGGCATCCAGGAGTCCAGGATCCACCTTTTCTTTCTCTGTGACTTCAACCAGAGAGTCTGGTTCCTCCCCCCCTTATCTCTCCAATCAGGGTTACTGACTCAAAGCTCTTTTCGCCAAATCTGGATCTCTCATGGCTGAGTTAAGAGCATTAGATGACTCAGGCTCGAGTGAGAAACACTTCTGTTACCTCTCTCATTTTCAAAGAAAGCAGCTGAACAGTGGAGAAGACAGTGTCAAATGCTTCTGCATTTTGGTAGGAGTTTGACTTGGCCAATGATCTTTCTGAGGAGACTCTGGCCCCCGTCACTACCTCCACTTCCAGAGTGGATTTAGGGAGGGACTCCAATTCCTCATCCTTTGGACTCAGTTATCATCAAGTACGACACAGGGACTTGCACTCAGTTCAAATTTGGCTCCAGGTATTGCTAAGAATTGTCTGGGTCAACAAATGGGATCCTTCTCGGCAGTTTCAGACACATCTGGGATCTAGGTATCTTAGAATTCCTTACTCTCAGAGAAGCAATGAGCTGGACGAAAGTTAAATATCGAAGGACATGCCGCTATGGTATCTCAGTTTATAAACTCAGGGATATCTTCCTCGAGTGCTAGCCGGGGTATCTGTCAAGATATTTGGCACCTTTCAACTCTCTTCGATTTCTGCAACTTCTGTCACATAAATAGAAAGGACAACTCAGAAGCTCATACTTTAGCCGAGGAAGCAAAAGCAAGGTTCAAATGGCTTCTGCAGACCGAGCCTAGACATCTCTGATTGTCCTTTTGTTATCTCTTCTATCGTTGGAAAAAAATTACTAACGGTAACAATAGAAATGCTCCTAATTTTTACTCATAACAATATCAAACTTCCGATGACCATTTAAAAAAAGCACTATTTAATCAAACGAGTGTCAAAACTGATACAAATATATTTGGTGGGATGTCGCGAACAAAGATATTTTTTACCGGCCGCTGCACTGTCAATATATTTTGATGAATTCAAAGTTAATCGATTTCTCCATTAGAAATCACCCAACTTTCACATATTTTAGTTCATTAACGGTTCGTCGCCCTTCGTCACGTGCCAAAATCCGACTggaataattatttattcaatAGTACATTTATTGAAAAAGTAGGCAAATAAAAATGTGCCTACTTACACCATTTATTTAATGTATACAtacagtggcggaaccaggatTTTTTTCCAACCCGGGCTAACATAAAGGCGGCAATCTCGCTCGCGAGCTACTCGAAATTCGGCTCGATAAAAGTGACCTGAACTCGAATATTTGAGGTTCGTTTAGTAAATGAGTTAATTTCAATCTTAATAATACTAGACTCAAATCTTGCGAGTAAGCtcgttcatatatatatatatatatatactaatttaatatattattagtttaatttttaatttttcaatgtctaatttatatatttttttattaaaaacagaaaTTGTAtggattatttaaatttattttacatataaaagaatgtaatatttaattttttagtaaattattgaGTAATTTAGTTTTGatgtaaatttattaaataaaaataaggctCGATTAAACTCGTGAGCTTTTTATAAGCTTGAGAAATACTCGATACGTAAACTTAAAATTCAACTCGAAAATAAACGagttaatctaaattttttcaatattcGACTTGACTTGACCCATTTACGCTCCTAGGCTAAACTAGATGTaaataattaacatataaacattaTTTGCATAAAATTTAGGTTCATAAAAAATCATAGCCAATATTACAATAACTTTTTCTATTAATTTCAATCACCACAGGACAATTGTATTTAGCTATACTATCACTCAAGAATATCTCTTTCATTTAACTAAGCAAATCGGTTTTGATAACTGTTCATTActgaaaatgttattttaattgacGCTAAAAATGCcttcataattaaatttatccaaatattttaagaatataaatttaataaaattattaaaaaaaataaaaaattaaatcaatatgtatagtaaaataaaataaaaaatttaattaaaataagaggTGCTTTGATATTTAAAGATAAAACATTAGGGAATTATTAGAACTATAATTTTTGATTGaagattttaatttgatttaaaaaagtaaaaattgaaaaatattcaagTTAAGGAATTTGGAAAATTaaggaaaaatttaaattaaagaattttaaattctaaaattaacttttattgataatgaaagaatcaaaaacaaaaggaaaaattagtgtgatagtttttttattgaaaaaataattagaattgtttttaaaaaaagggTTGCTGCACATTAAAGAGAAGCAGGCCCGTCCCCACATTTGTTTATGACAGATAAAACAGATAAGAGGCCTCTTGGCCCATTATTTTGGGCTATAGAAGCGCCAAAGCCTTTGAAAGTTAATGAaataaaccctaaaaaaatcAGTCTTCTTCTCCGTTGTATCAACGACACAGCCACAGCCATGGCTAAATGTTTGAACTGAGAGCTGCTGCCACTCAACTCCACCGCGCCTCCACCAGTCCGCTTTCGATTTTCCGATTCCAGCCCGGGCTCAAGCCTACCCGAGCCTTAACGTAGTTCCGCCCCTGTATACatacatgatatatatacattatgtaatataacctgagGCTATATATCTAAAGGCAACAAAATGTATTTAGCCATAAATACAGACGACAAGGAAATATAAAAACTGCCTAAAGCAGAAAAATGGATAAGAGGATGTATAAGTCTACTACCTAATCAGAAATATCATAGTAGTATTAACTTAACATTTCCTTATTAAAACAATCTTCCTCTTAGAAACTTCCAAGGTCCGGTTCCTGTTCCCATCCTGCACATTTTATAACattattatattgtttttaaaaatttaattttatgtaaattgATATCGagaatttagtttttaaaaataatatgacaaATAATGTTGCAACATATTCTTATACCATATTTTATTCGGTCGCCAAAGCAGGTTGGAAAGTGATGAAGTATGATccatatgataaaatttatttatttttttgataccAAATTGATACGAAATTCAAGTTTAGGTTACAAGATTAGAAAAAAATGTAATACCGaataataaacttttaattctataaattcattaatttagtctctcaattttcttaaatttatatatgtgtaGTTTAttgtatttctaatttttttgttaattaattacCTCCATACACCAGCAAATGTACGTAGCCCCATAAAAATGGTGAGAGCAATCCATATTCCAACAAAACCACCACTTTTAGAAAGAACAAAAATGGCTGCAATACTTGCTACAGCTACTACAACCTGGTGAACAATTTGGCAATAAACCAACTAATTTGATCAAGAAATGAAattagaaatattaattttatttattatggtATTGAAATGGTAGACTGACCATGGAATAAGCAGAATATGCAAAATCAGAAGCACCAAAGTTTACACCATCAAATACAAATGCTATTGAGTTAATAGGCTGTGTAGCTGCAACAAACTGATCACaaacacaaaaatcaaaatttagtttAAGTTAGCtacacatatatatttatatatcagagaaaataatattttcttacAGGAATGCCTAGGCTTATAATGTGAAGAACATTAGGATCTTTTGAAAAAATTCCAGCACCATACTGGAGACCAACTCCCACTGCAACAGACAGACCGAGACCGAGAACAAAACTCATCTGCACAATATAATCATTCGGATATTAATATTTATCGCATAATATTGTTTTTCGTGGAAAATGAACGAATACTTATTCATTCTTCATACCTGTAGCACCCGGGTTGCTGCCGCGGTTGCCTTCTGATAGTCTTTCTCAGCAAATGCACATGCAATAATTGCCTGAAAGAATAAGCAGACACAATTGGTCACTTTGGTCTAATCTGTGTCGATAATGTAGTGCACACACACTACTAGTACACATAATGGCAATAGCCAGTGGCGTAGCTAGAAAAGAacgaattataaataaaaacagttTAATTGACGATTTTTTTCATATGGACCAGGACGGGATTtagaatcaattttttttttaataagtaaCATATTCAAAAGCGCTACAATAGTTACTATAGAGTGCGCgataaacaaaagaaaattcGAAAATAAACGAGAAAAATGGGAAGTTTGTGGTCATAACCTGTCCAGCAACAGCTAATCCATCGGCAAGGAGAGACGATGTCAACCAAACCTGTAAGCAAATCTGGAAAGCAGCCATAGTTGTGGAGCCTAGCCTTGCTGTTCTTGATGCTGCCAATGTTACACATATTGTGGCTGCTATCACTCTTGCTAATAACAGAAAACCTGTATATTTTCCAATTACACAAAcaagttacaaaagaaaataaagcaaACTGCAAATTTTTGAAAGTTCGCAGACAAAAATAAGGATTATTTGCATATAAAATCTCAACGAGATTATTTGGTGTCGTTTCATTTATTAAAAACTGCCAAAATCTGACATTTTCTGATGAAGGAAAAAGAGTTTTCGATTAGAAATGCCGAAAAGTAAAAGGCGGGCGAGACTGCGAGGTGCAACTTTCAAATGGcataatagctaaaaagatgaaaggttaGATTTTCATATgcaaatattcaaaataataaaaaatctagTTCTATACCGTTTTTCAGAAACCGACTGAATTGCAAATCTTTAAGACTCGGTGGTAAGAGATCGATCTTTTTCATCAATGTCCACAATAAGATCAATGACATCAAGTACCTAAAGTGAATCATTATGTCAATATAGAGCAGACTATAACTTATAAGCATCTAATTAAGGTTGGTAATGGTTGGATTAATTACTGGGAAAGAACATGTGCAATGGCTGCACCACTGACTCCTAATCGGCAGGCAAAGATGAAAATTGGATCCAGAATTATATTTGTTAAATCTCCGGCAACTATTGAAAACAGATCATAGCCAATTGAGCGAAATGAGTTAGTTCAAATCTATCGAAAACCCGAAAAAGAATGTTAAGAGAAAATTAAATAAGCCTCTTACCAGTGGCATATAAAGGAGTTTTTGTATCTTTGAATCCTCTGAAAACTCCTTGCATAGCAAGGCACAGAAGGACTGCAGGAGAACCTAGTGCTCTTAGTGTCAAGTACTTTGTAGCTGGGGCTAGCATAGGGGAACCCTGTTCAATTTTCACCAGAGTGAATAATCATTATCTACGTAACgcggaaacaaaaacaaaaggaCTAAGCGGAACATGTCGAAACAGAAACGGGTGAAATgatatttttgtataaaaaaatgttaaaaatactGTTTTTGAGTTTCAAAAGAACTTTAggaaatggaaatgaaatgTCGACATGTAGGATTCGAGAAGTTTCCGTGAAATTATGTCATATCAAACTTATCAGAACCTTTAAATGCCAAGAATTCAAAAATACTTACAGAGTTTACACCCATGATACTAAGCAGAGGTTTTGCACAGAATATCAGGAATATGGCTTGTACAAGACCAAGCATTGCTCCAACAATTAGAGCAGTTGAAGCTGAAGGTAAGTGTCGCCTTTTCTTACTATTTTCTGATTCGTCGTTGTTGATAATCTTGGCTTCTCTAAAACTAGGAGTCTCTGATGTTGCTGCCTTACAATGAGCTGAAGAAAATATCCAGATTATTAGTATTGAAGTACATTGGAAATGCGGGTTGAAAAATTTCGCACAACTAAATTGTTAGcgcagcagaaaataaatggtTAGCCCACTAAAAAATTGAGCGATGATAACTGTTATAATTCAATGACCGAAGAAAACTTGGAAATGTTATGGAAATACTGCAATTATATCTTTTATAAGAATATATTGTAAATATAGAGTTCCGGAGTTTGAGAAGTATTTTCTCGGGAACAGAACAGAAATGCTTGAAACTTAAGACCGGAAACGATTTACCATCATCCGGAATCAGATTTTTCTTTTCGTGGTCTGCAGCTGATCCTTTCTCCAGTTTCTCAAGCAAGACATCCTCAGGGACGACTGCTTTCGTGTCACGAGTTTTAGTCGAATCTTTGTC includes:
- the LOC126659694 gene encoding protein DETOXIFICATION 43-like; the encoded protein is MAENGDLQLTKRKWNIPLLVFFRDARLVFKMDELGLEILKIAVPAAMALAADPVASLIDTAFIGHLGPVELAAVGVSIAIFNQASKVTIFPLVSITTSFVAEEDTVQKICNESKKEEEEDSDKDSTKTRDTKAVVPEDVLLEKLEKGSAADHEKKNLIPDDAHCKAATSETPSFREAKIINNDESENSKKRRHLPSASTALIVGAMLGLVQAIFLIFCAKPLLSIMGVNSGSPMLAPATKYLTLRALGSPAVLLCLAMQGVFRGFKDTKTPLYATVAGDLTNIILDPIFIFACRLGVSGAAIAHVLSQYLMSLILLWTLMKKIDLLPPSLKDLQFSRFLKNGFLLLARVIAATICVTLAASRTARLGSTTMAAFQICLQVWLTSSLLADGLAVAGQAIIACAFAEKDYQKATAAATRVLQMSFVLGLGLSVAVGVGLQYGAGIFSKDPNVLHIISLGIPFVAATQPINSIAFVFDGVNFGASDFAYSAYSMVVVAVASIAAIFVLSKSGGFVGIWIALTIFMGLRTFAGVWRMGTGTGPWKFLRGRLF